In Rhodopirellula islandica, one DNA window encodes the following:
- a CDS encoding phenylacetate--CoA ligase yields MQPSRSEFCSLDRASLRRHQWDRLQVVWQRLKESEHPLYREALQIAPDLSDWETFQSLPFLTKSDLLGNSREEPSKLFTQPRQAYSRAHQTSGSRGWPMPIYDTPEDWRWWLECWQYVLDAGDVRPADTVMMAFSFGPFIGFWSANDALVERGCLVVPGGGLSSSARLQMMLDRECTVVCCTPTYALHLVSVANEHGIDLKGSSVSRLIVAGEPGGSVPEIRRAIEEPWGARVIDHAGASELGAWGFPSAEDRGLHVIESEFIAEFFVLDEDGQPGRVAESGEASELVMTNLGRHGGPAIRYRTGDIVRPVWEHGLPCQFVKLDGGVIGRADDMLVIRGVNVFPASIEAIVRQVVPEAEFRMIATRQDHLDQLSIEIESPDSNESQPGSLGQMRELRDAFRERLALRVEITLVPAGSLPRSEGKSKRFVDRR; encoded by the coding sequence ATGCAACCTTCTCGATCTGAATTCTGTTCGCTGGACCGTGCCAGCCTCCGACGGCATCAATGGGATCGGCTGCAAGTCGTTTGGCAACGCCTGAAAGAATCTGAGCACCCGCTTTATCGCGAGGCTCTTCAGATTGCTCCTGATTTGAGTGATTGGGAAACGTTCCAGTCGTTGCCGTTTCTGACCAAGTCAGATTTGCTCGGCAACTCTCGGGAAGAACCGTCCAAACTTTTCACGCAGCCGCGACAGGCGTATTCACGAGCCCACCAGACCAGCGGTTCTCGCGGTTGGCCGATGCCCATTTACGACACTCCCGAGGATTGGCGTTGGTGGCTGGAATGTTGGCAGTACGTTTTGGATGCCGGCGACGTCCGTCCAGCCGACACCGTCATGATGGCGTTTTCGTTTGGCCCCTTCATTGGCTTTTGGTCTGCCAACGATGCGCTGGTCGAACGAGGGTGCTTGGTGGTTCCCGGCGGCGGTTTGTCTTCTTCGGCCCGTTTGCAGATGATGCTGGATCGCGAGTGCACCGTCGTGTGTTGCACGCCCACCTACGCGTTGCATTTGGTTTCGGTTGCGAACGAACACGGAATCGATCTGAAAGGCAGCAGCGTTTCACGCTTGATTGTCGCGGGGGAACCCGGCGGAAGCGTCCCGGAGATTCGGCGTGCGATTGAGGAACCCTGGGGAGCCCGAGTGATCGATCATGCGGGAGCGAGCGAGCTCGGAGCCTGGGGATTTCCAAGCGCTGAAGACCGCGGCCTGCATGTCATCGAGTCCGAGTTCATCGCTGAGTTCTTTGTGCTCGACGAAGATGGTCAACCGGGGCGCGTAGCAGAATCAGGCGAGGCATCCGAATTGGTGATGACCAATTTGGGACGCCATGGCGGACCAGCGATACGTTATCGAACCGGTGACATAGTGCGTCCAGTCTGGGAGCACGGTTTGCCTTGTCAGTTTGTCAAGTTGGATGGTGGCGTGATCGGACGAGCCGATGACATGTTGGTCATTCGTGGCGTCAACGTTTTTCCCGCCAGCATCGAAGCGATTGTTCGCCAGGTGGTGCCCGAAGCCGAATTTCGAATGATCGCGACCCGGCAGGATCATTTGGACCAACTTTCCATTGAAATTGAATCTCCGGACTCAAATGAGTCTCAGCCTGGCAGTTTGGGGCAGATGAGGGAATTGAGAGATGCGTTCCGCGAGCGTCTGGCTTTGCGAGTCGAGATCACATTGGTTCCGGCTGGATCGTTACCACGCTCCGAGGGGAAATCGAAACGCTTTGTGGACCGTCGATGA
- a CDS encoding shikimate dehydrogenase, translating into MPPSMDEKIEPVLAVIGHPVAGNPTQFALESAFEQANVDCRVLSFDLSPQQLPVAVNGMHAMSFRGVWIDSSCRGQMSEDSNTASNLGITGMAPLLPAEALRSTPESKPGQAPPSHWQAISVREQTWTQLIRDQLEFGGFSVQQVLVISSDTASRKQLAQRLVTENQLAAKASMQTGSSEKAIAAKDTDPDCPPANDSPAETTLDRVVMVSSPEEITTTSLANVWLAVDGPASEIIDAFRSSTTPPGTVLVDLNENWDANDISEWERCKMDAGSNCITRWDIHAACLAKVVPLWLGTEVRVDVLREAMEEYLSV; encoded by the coding sequence ATGCCTCCATCCATGGACGAAAAGATCGAGCCCGTGCTTGCGGTGATCGGGCATCCGGTGGCAGGCAATCCGACGCAGTTCGCACTCGAAAGTGCGTTTGAGCAAGCCAACGTGGATTGCCGCGTCCTGTCGTTTGACTTGAGCCCACAGCAACTGCCCGTCGCTGTGAACGGCATGCACGCAATGAGTTTCCGAGGCGTCTGGATCGACTCCAGTTGTCGCGGCCAGATGTCGGAGGACTCCAACACCGCAAGCAATCTGGGCATCACAGGGATGGCCCCATTGTTGCCTGCCGAAGCACTGCGAAGCACGCCCGAATCCAAACCGGGACAGGCTCCCCCATCGCATTGGCAAGCGATCTCGGTCCGAGAACAAACCTGGACGCAATTGATTCGAGACCAGCTGGAGTTCGGTGGTTTTTCGGTTCAGCAAGTGCTCGTGATCAGTTCCGACACCGCCTCTCGCAAACAGCTCGCGCAAAGACTGGTGACAGAGAATCAACTCGCCGCGAAGGCGTCGATGCAAACCGGGTCATCCGAAAAAGCAATCGCTGCCAAAGACACGGATCCGGATTGTCCGCCAGCCAATGATTCGCCCGCAGAGACCACACTCGATCGCGTCGTGATGGTCAGCTCTCCCGAGGAAATCACGACGACCTCGCTGGCAAATGTTTGGTTGGCCGTGGATGGCCCCGCATCGGAAATCATCGATGCATTCCGCAGCTCGACGACGCCGCCAGGCACAGTGTTGGTCGATCTCAACGAAAACTGGGACGCCAACGACATCAGCGAATGGGAACGCTGCAAAATGGACGCGGGCAGCAACTGCATCACTCGCTGGGACATCCACGCCGCCTGCTTGGCGAAGGTGGTCCCCCTTTGGCTGGGCACCGAAGTTCGCGTCGATGTGCTTCGCGAAGCCATGGAAGAGTACCTTTCCGTTTGA